AGCGCCACGACGCGGGCGATTACCGCATTCTCACCGCGGTCCGCCTGACCAACGACGGTGCGCCCGTGGCCGCCGCCCTGCGCTTCGGCACGCGGCTGCCGACCACGGACAACGCCGTGGGGCTGGACCGCGACGCGACGGACTTCATGGCCACTCTCGGCGGGCGCACCGTACGCGGGCCCGTGGCGCTGCAGGCCGAGGCGGGCGTGGGCATCTTCGGCACGCGACGGCCCACCTTCGAGCAGGACGATCTGCTGGTGTACGCCCTGCGCGCCGAGTACGACGTGGGTGCCCTCCGCCCGATGCTCACCGTGCTGGGCCAGCAGGTGGGCAGGCCCCGGCGCCGCGAGATCCGGGGCAACGAGTCGCTGGGCGAGGTGCGGCTGGGCGTGCGTGCCGGCGGGCGCCGCTGGCTGCTGGCCGAGGCGGTGGCGGGATACACTCTGTTCAGCCCGGAATGGGGCCTCCTGGTTTCCGCCGGGATGGACTGGTAGAGGCCGGATCGACGGAAAAAGAGCGGGCGGGCCGATGATTCGGCCCGCCCGCGTTTCGTCGGGATCGATCCGGCTTTCAGGCCGGCACTGGGGCCGTGGCGGCCATCAGCTCCACGTCCAGCCCCTCGGCGCGCACCCGGCGGTCGTAGTACAGGATGACCGTGGCCGCCACCGAAAACGGATACGTGAGCGCGTTCACCAGCGCCCCCAGCGCGCTGACGAACCCCTGCGACATCGGGTCGTCGGCGCCGGCCGCGGAGGCGAGCATCAACTCCACCACCATGGACGGCAGGGTGGCGATCAGCCCCGCGACCAGGACCACGGCGCAGATCCGCCACCAGTCGCCCTCCGCCAGCTCCGCCGAGCGCTGCAGCGCCGAGAGCGGCCCCCGGCGCTCGATGACCACCGCCGGCACCACGGCGAAGAGCAGCACGTACACGATCAGGGCCCCGATCAGCAGCCCGAACAGCCCCAGGAAGATGGCGATGCCGGTAAGGATCATCGCCAGGGCCAGGGGAAAGAACCGTGCGAAGCCGTGGCGCACGGCCTCGCCCACGGTGGCCGGATGCCCCATGTACGCGCGGCTGGTCTGGTAGGTCAGCGCGGCGACGGAAAGCACCACGCCGATCAGCATCATCGGCGCGATCAGCAAAACCAGGATGCCGCCGCCCACGAGCGCCGCATCGGACCCGGACGCCGCGGCGACGCCGAAGATGGCCGACATCATGGCCAGCGGCAGGTACAGCGTGAGCGCCGTGCCCAGCAGGGGCGCGAACTGGCTGCGGTACAGCGCGAACGAGCGGTCCAGGATCTCGCCCACGTTCAGCGGGCGCAGCATGGGGGCGTGCATGGCGTTTTTGACTTTGGGGAAGGGAACCGGCGGGCGGGGATGAAGCTATGCAAACTTCCCGGCTTTCTCAACCGTCAGAAGTGCCAGGCGACCCCCACCACCGGCACCACGGGCAGGGTCGCCACCGGCTGCAGGCGCGCCCCGTTGCCGCCCTCCGCGAAGTAGCGGTAGAACAGCGCGTCGCGGCTTTCCAGCGCGTTGAGAACCTTCAGGTAGGGCGTCAGCTGGGTGCGGCGGCCCGCCACCATGGGCGTCCAGGTGCGGGACACCTCGGCGTCCACGCGCAGGAAGTCCGCGGAGGGCCCCCGCAGCGGCGAGTCGCTGTCCAGCCGCACCGAGTTGCCGCTTCGGTACACGGGAAGGCTCGCCCCGGCCAGCGCCTCCGCCTGCCCATCCACGGCCACCGGGGTGTAGGCCAGGCCATCGCCGTACGCCACCCGAAGCCCCATCAGCGCGCGGCGCCACACCGGGCCGCGGACGCCCGCGCTCACCGTCTGCCGGCCCACGAACTCGGCCGAGGTGCCCATCCCCTCGTTCGAGTTCCACCCCCACGAAAGCGAGTACCCCAGCCAGCCGGTCACCTCGCCGGCCGTGCGGCGCACCCACACGTCCACCCCCGAGTTGTGGGAGATGCTGGCGTCCTTCAGCGGCAGGCCGTGAAAGCGCTTGTAGAACCCTTCCAGCCCCAGCCGCACCCCGGCCACCAGTTCCTGGTCCAGCGACATGGAAAGGTGGGTGGCGCTGGCGATGGCGATCTGCGTGGGAACGCGGATCGCGTCGGCGCTGTTGCGCGGAGGCGCGCCCGCCTGCAGCGAAGGCCGCGGCACGCGCACGTACTGGTGGTAGCGCCCGGCCGCCAGCGAGAGCGCCGCGCCGTCCGAGAGCAGCCAGGTAGCCGACGCGCGCGGCGCCACCTTGGCCACCTGGCCCACCGAGAAGTGGTCGCCGCGAAGGCCCCCGCGCAGCACCACCCGCCGGGCGGGCTGCCACGACGCGTCCACGTAGCCCCCCGCCGTCGAGCCGGCGCCGCGCGAGTACAGCAGCAGCCGGTACTCCTCGGGAACGCTGGCGATGTGCCGGAACCAGGTGCGGTCCAGCGACGCGCCGTACCGCAGCCGCACCCCACCCAGGTCGCTGGCCAGGTCCAGCCCCAGCCGCAGCCGCTCCTGCTGCCACTCCAGCTTCAGCAGCCGGGCGGAGTCGCGCTGGGGGAGGTTGGCGTCGAAGCGCCCGCCCGCCACGGTGAGCTCCGCGTCGGCGCCGCGCAGCCGTCCGCGCCAGCGGATGGAGGTGGCCAGGTTGCCCCACCGCCCATGGCCGTCGCCGGGGCCGGCGGTGTCGATGCGCACCCCTTCGCGGTTGATGAACCCGGTGACGGACAGCGCCCCGGACGGCATCGGCAGGTCCACCCGCGCCAGCGCGTCACCGAATTGATACGGAAACGGCTCGCGTTCCAGCTGCGTCATGCTGGCGCCGTGCACCGTGCGCGCCGATACCAGGTACCGCGCCCCGTCTCCCAGCGGCCCCTCGGCGCGCCCGCGCGCCGCCATCATGTCCACCGCCCCGGCGCCCGAATGGCCGTCGCCGTTTCCGCCGCGGGTGGAAAGGTCCATCACGTACGACAGCCCGCCGTCGTAGCGCGCGGGCGCGCCGCCCAGGTACAGCCGGGCAGAGCCCAGCACCCCGGGCTCGAAGGTTTCCAGCAGCCCGCCCGTGTGGAACGGGGCGTACACGGGGGCGCCGTCCAGCAGCACCAGCTGAAGCATTCCCGCCGACCCGCGGACGTACAGCGCGTCGCCGTCGTCGCCGGCCGGCTCCCTGGCCGGCTCGTACTCCTGCCCCAGCGCCCCGTCCAGCCCGCCGCCGTCACCCAGCGCGCGGTGGCCGATCAGGTAGCTGACGTCCGTGGAAGGGACCGAGATGCTGTCGGCG
This Longimicrobium sp. DNA region includes the following protein-coding sequences:
- a CDS encoding TonB-dependent receptor translates to MFTALFAAALIAAAPAQDTARGVIRGTVQSDPSGLPVALAVVEAGSAPRTMVGMADSTGRYSLRVGAGWQVVRVRHLEHAPQEMQVLVPSGGEVVLDVALELRPIALAAVRVHALGDPRADSISVPSTDVSYLIGHRALGDGGGLDGALGQEYEPAREPAGDDGDALYVRGSAGMLQLVLLDGAPVYAPFHTGGLLETFEPGVLGSARLYLGGAPARYDGGLSYVMDLSTRGGNGDGHSGAGAVDMMAARGRAEGPLGDGARYLVSARTVHGASMTQLEREPFPYQFGDALARVDLPMPSGALSVTGFINREGVRIDTAGPGDGHGRWGNLATSIRWRGRLRGADAELTVAGGRFDANLPQRDSARLLKLEWQQERLRLGLDLASDLGGVRLRYGASLDRTWFRHIASVPEEYRLLLYSRGAGSTAGGYVDASWQPARRVVLRGGLRGDHFSVGQVAKVAPRASATWLLSDGAALSLAAGRYHQYVRVPRPSLQAGAPPRNSADAIRVPTQIAIASATHLSMSLDQELVAGVRLGLEGFYKRFHGLPLKDASISHNSGVDVWVRRTAGEVTGWLGYSLSWGWNSNEGMGTSAEFVGRQTVSAGVRGPVWRRALMGLRVAYGDGLAYTPVAVDGQAEALAGASLPVYRSGNSVRLDSDSPLRGPSADFLRVDAEVSRTWTPMVAGRRTQLTPYLKVLNALESRDALFYRYFAEGGNGARLQPVATLPVVPVVGVAWHF